One genomic segment of uncultured Ilyobacter sp. includes these proteins:
- a CDS encoding ATP-binding protein, with translation MKTFSGELWKKFMILIFIFTTGYGIFIYSIWGYFVSQSKKDIVTTENFIINELKEPEHQNIEEFFNVALKESPKINELYISLNHNGVDHREEGTPDIKIVEETDKIQEIGHKDYFISTKRIEGLNNEEIVLTIIRGMGREKYFMKKIMIISIGIIFVFCGTALFVSKSFYREVVPQLKRLEEATNKVNLSSFESEIEKNGFFVEFYNILLSYEKMLKRLEAEATAQIDFVNNASHELKTPIFIIGSYVDLLRRWGGKDRKVSQEAIDSIYGEVKNMEILIQKLLFLAKQDKIDVIKEDVELGELIEEIVKEMEVIYQNQVINYTGISFHVNSDRVLLKHLIKNIVDNAIVYGGGKDVDIFLCGSSNAIIKVQDRGAGISEEDQSRIFDRFYRAEKSRNRNLGGHGLGLSIVRNIADILKLDISFTSEVGSGTTVEINLPVN, from the coding sequence ATGAAAACATTTTCTGGTGAACTTTGGAAAAAATTTATGATTTTAATATTTATTTTTACTACAGGCTATGGCATTTTTATATATTCAATTTGGGGGTACTTTGTCAGTCAGTCTAAAAAAGACATCGTCACTACAGAAAACTTTATCATAAATGAACTTAAAGAACCTGAGCATCAGAATATAGAAGAATTTTTTAATGTGGCCCTGAAAGAAAGCCCTAAAATAAATGAACTTTACATATCGTTAAATCATAACGGGGTCGACCATAGAGAGGAAGGAACTCCTGATATAAAAATTGTAGAGGAGACAGATAAAATACAGGAAATCGGACACAAAGATTACTTTATATCAACTAAAAGAATAGAAGGCCTTAACAACGAAGAGATAGTTTTGACTATAATAAGGGGGATGGGCAGAGAAAAATATTTCATGAAAAAAATCATGATAATTTCTATTGGGATAATCTTTGTCTTCTGCGGGACTGCCTTATTTGTGTCAAAATCTTTTTACCGTGAAGTTGTTCCTCAGTTAAAAAGATTGGAAGAGGCTACAAATAAAGTGAATCTTAGTTCCTTTGAATCCGAAATTGAAAAAAATGGTTTTTTTGTTGAATTTTACAATATACTTCTTTCATATGAAAAAATGCTGAAAAGGCTGGAGGCTGAGGCTACTGCTCAGATTGATTTTGTTAACAACGCCTCCCATGAACTTAAGACCCCTATATTTATAATAGGAAGTTATGTCGACCTTTTAAGAAGATGGGGTGGAAAAGACAGAAAAGTTTCCCAGGAAGCAATCGATTCAATCTATGGCGAGGTGAAAAACATGGAGATACTAATACAAAAACTACTTTTTCTTGCAAAACAGGATAAAATAGATGTCATCAAAGAAGATGTCGAGCTAGGAGAACTAATCGAGGAGATCGTAAAAGAGATGGAAGTCATTTATCAGAATCAGGTAATAAATTATACTGGAATTTCATTTCATGTAAATTCTGACAGAGTTCTACTGAAACACCTCATAAAAAACATAGTGGACAACGCAATAGTATATGGTGGTGGGAAGGATGTCGATATTTTTCTGTGTGGAAGTTCTAATGCAATAATAAAAGTACAGGATCGTGGAGCCGGTATATCCGAGGAGGATCAGTCTAGGATTTTCGATAGATTCTACAGGGCAGAAAAGTCTAGAAACAGAAACCTAGGCGGTCACGGACTGGGATTGTCTATAGTAAGGAACATCGCAGATATTTTGAAACTTGATATATCTTTTACAAGTGAAGTAGGATCAGGAACAACTGTAGAAATAAACCTTCCTGTGAATTAA
- a CDS encoding lysozyme — protein sequence MKTNAEGETLIKDFEKLRLKAYLCPAGVPTISYGCTRYTDGSPVRLGDTITKEEAEKLFNVILGRFEKGMSRYIKIELNENQFSALVSFAFNVGVGNFKNSTLLRKINSGDLEGASKEFERWIYSNGKKLRGLIRRREAEKELFLT from the coding sequence ATGAAAACTAATGCAGAAGGGGAAACGCTCATAAAAGATTTTGAAAAGCTCAGATTAAAAGCATACCTGTGCCCTGCAGGTGTGCCTACGATCTCATACGGATGTACAAGATACACAGACGGCTCACCGGTAAGGTTGGGTGATACAATCACAAAAGAAGAAGCTGAGAAGTTGTTTAACGTGATATTAGGACGTTTTGAAAAAGGCATGAGCAGATATATAAAAATAGAGCTTAATGAGAATCAGTTCTCGGCTCTTGTGAGTTTTGCTTTTAATGTCGGGGTAGGTAACTTTAAGAACTCTACTCTTCTCAGAAAAATAAACTCTGGGGATCTTGAAGGTGCCTCTAAAGAGTTCGAGAGGTGGATCTATAGCAACGGAAAGAAGCTAAGAGGTTTAATAAGAAGAAGAGAAGCGGAAAAAGAGCTTTTTCTAACATAA
- a CDS encoding sialate O-acetylesterase — protein sequence MITKVGRGIKQMIFNLLHGESTRPPFIQTTASAFGDIREDKNTGKYYKCISQAGSVAVANPTSDFELFSQKVTSDKLENLSEGTEELGFKLKKLTESSATDVVGLVADFNTLINALITGGSFVMPDDELVFLLTGQSNMAGRDVPIFSVMPNNVKAWGWSANDWVEMDTLNTNNWRHPYTPNPAETEQDSLGIYFAQTVANAFPKNKIRIIHVAQGGQSIDRWYNKAELWTIGDAKIKEVIQNLYTNKIAGILWHQGEADYQMDGATYLNKLLSVISDYRGEAYCDNDTPFITGELLDYRGEMNTQLETFSYDYLLKNSFIECDQSEKLEDNLHFNHDGLVTMGTRYADKYVAIVTAREKLVNDWHLTSDTDLIDYKSGNNFSWVGTDYESPSDEYVKQTASNDETYLKLTTSKTLDFDDNISISFGASYDGTMAEILFGQNQAENFLSFGASNSTSIKLTVDSVTREVQFSEIASEIPSYDKTQINHYVFTQNATTLYLYVNKTLVKTWPKLSGSFSFSKILSANYSSLTFKSKLKYLRFFNDYLSVSEIEALS from the coding sequence ATGATTACTAAAGTAGGAAGAGGCATAAAGCAGATGATATTCAATCTTTTGCATGGAGAGTCTACAAGGCCACCTTTCATACAGACAACTGCTTCAGCATTTGGAGATATCAGGGAGGATAAAAATACAGGTAAGTATTATAAATGTATCAGTCAAGCTGGATCTGTAGCAGTTGCAAATCCTACGAGTGATTTTGAGTTATTTTCTCAGAAGGTAACTTCGGATAAATTAGAGAATTTATCGGAAGGCACAGAGGAGTTAGGTTTTAAATTAAAAAAACTAACTGAAAGTTCTGCAACTGATGTTGTCGGATTAGTAGCTGACTTCAACACACTAATAAATGCACTTATAACAGGTGGAAGTTTCGTAATGCCTGATGATGAACTTGTGTTTCTTCTAACAGGTCAATCTAACATGGCGGGAAGAGATGTGCCGATTTTCAGCGTTATGCCAAATAACGTAAAAGCCTGGGGCTGGAGCGCTAATGATTGGGTTGAAATGGACACATTGAATACTAATAATTGGCGACACCCATATACGCCAAATCCAGCCGAAACCGAACAAGATTCACTTGGCATATACTTTGCACAAACAGTGGCGAACGCCTTTCCTAAAAATAAAATTAGAATTATACACGTTGCACAGGGTGGGCAAAGCATAGACAGATGGTATAACAAAGCTGAATTATGGACAATAGGTGATGCAAAAATAAAAGAAGTAATACAAAATCTTTACACTAACAAAATAGCTGGTATACTGTGGCATCAAGGAGAAGCCGATTACCAAATGGACGGAGCAACATATTTGAACAAGCTTCTATCGGTTATATCTGATTATAGAGGAGAGGCTTATTGTGATAATGACACGCCATTTATCACAGGAGAACTTTTGGACTATCGTGGCGAAATGAATACACAACTAGAAACTTTTTCTTATGACTATTTGCTAAAAAACTCATTCATAGAATGTGATCAATCTGAAAAGTTAGAAGATAACTTGCACTTCAATCATGATGGTCTAGTAACAATGGGAACTAGATACGCAGACAAATATGTAGCTATTGTAACCGCTAGAGAAAAACTGGTAAACGATTGGCATTTGACATCTGATACAGATTTAATAGATTACAAATCCGGAAATAATTTTTCATGGGTAGGGACTGATTACGAAAGTCCTTCTGATGAGTATGTGAAACAAACGGCTTCAAATGATGAAACATACTTGAAGTTGACAACTTCAAAAACGTTAGATTTTGATGATAATATTTCAATTTCGTTCGGGGCATCATATGATGGAACAATGGCAGAAATTTTGTTCGGACAAAATCAAGCAGAAAACTTCTTGTCATTCGGAGCATCCAACTCGACAAGCATAAAGCTTACTGTAGATAGTGTTACGAGAGAAGTTCAGTTTTCTGAAATTGCCTCCGAAATACCTAGTTATGATAAAACACAAATAAACCACTATGTTTTCACACAAAATGCAACAACTTTATATCTGTATGTGAATAAAACACTAGTCAAAACGTGGCCAAAACTTTCAGGCTCGTTTAGTTTTTCTAAAATATTAAGCGCTAATTATTCATCACTAACTTTCAAGAGCAAATTGAAATATTTAAGATTTTTCAATGATTATTTATCTGTTTCTGAAATTGAAGCATTATCATAA
- a CDS encoding baseplate J/gp47 family protein, which translates to MASGLTENGFEIESYETIYANKIADFRSIYPALRDTDSNPLIPLIKYNAQKEYEANEEALSHYNNMNVYTAVGTELEKFVLWRKIIRQGEKYSTGKITVMADEGTVIPAFWSVETPDKIGFLTTNTISQTIGATGILELEVKASEAGSDGNVEIGRITEQVEVITGVSSITNSSATAGGTDVETNTELRTRYLADIDNKSLFSKSGVAQYILDNTDAEKCIVKENYSDITDAAGRPPHSYEVYAVGDTDANILQAVFDYKVLGITSHGAVTENFDDITVGITRPTIVDLYLEINVTEDGTWDTLNENTIKQAIVDHIESVDIGGTVYLYNLIGETYRNGQGIKSLTIKLDGVDPPMATTDYSLASTEIARLLISNVVINVTV; encoded by the coding sequence TTGGCTAGTGGATTAACAGAAAATGGATTTGAAATAGAAAGTTATGAAACCATATATGCTAATAAAATAGCAGACTTTAGAAGTATATACCCGGCCTTGAGAGATACAGACAGCAATCCTTTGATACCTCTTATAAAATATAATGCTCAAAAGGAGTATGAGGCAAACGAGGAGGCTCTTTCTCATTATAACAATATGAATGTTTACACGGCTGTGGGAACTGAGCTTGAAAAATTCGTACTGTGGAGAAAGATAATCAGACAAGGAGAAAAATACAGTACCGGGAAAATAACTGTGATGGCAGATGAAGGAACGGTAATTCCTGCTTTCTGGTCTGTTGAAACTCCTGATAAAATTGGGTTTTTGACTACAAACACGATAAGTCAGACTATAGGTGCAACTGGGATTCTTGAATTAGAAGTCAAAGCCAGTGAGGCAGGGAGTGACGGTAATGTAGAAATTGGAAGAATAACGGAACAAGTTGAAGTTATAACTGGAGTCTCAAGTATAACTAACAGTTCTGCAACTGCAGGCGGTACAGATGTTGAAACAAATACAGAGCTAAGGACAAGATATCTGGCAGACATAGATAATAAAAGCTTGTTTTCTAAGTCAGGAGTAGCTCAGTACATTCTGGATAATACCGATGCTGAAAAGTGCATAGTCAAAGAAAATTATTCAGATATAACAGATGCAGCAGGAAGGCCTCCACATTCTTATGAGGTCTATGCAGTTGGAGACACTGACGCTAACATTTTGCAAGCAGTATTTGATTATAAGGTCCTAGGGATAACTTCTCATGGGGCAGTTACAGAAAATTTTGATGACATCACAGTAGGGATTACTAGGCCTACTATAGTGGATTTATATCTCGAGATTAATGTTACAGAAGATGGGACCTGGGATACTTTAAATGAGAACACAATCAAGCAGGCTATAGTTGATCATATTGAGTCTGTGGACATAGGAGGGACCGTCTATCTGTATAACCTCATAGGGGAGACATACAGAAACGGACAAGGGATAAAGTCTCTGACTATAAAACTGGATGGGGTAGATCCGCCAATGGCGACCACTGATTATTCCCTGGCTTCTACGGAGATAGCAAGGTTATTAATCTCAAATGTTGTCATTAATGTGACCGTATAG
- a CDS encoding Gp138 family membrane-puncturing spike protein produces MSSDPRIIFSEILENLKDELAEDIQTSLPAKISSVDLTNGYCTCEILAKFEFNGEICTFPPLVDVMLDYNKFGNWKFRTPRKKGDFVWVGFSKYAYDNLLQSGKPTVINSDEKFSFNGSYIIRGIKLDSEVLNSSYSEDILLENTNGTIIAIKGNGDIYLKAGSGKTTFDNDVQVNGILTASADCIGGGISLVEHTHKYTHDTPLDRVTDKPQ; encoded by the coding sequence ATGAGTTCAGATCCTAGAATAATCTTCTCTGAGATATTGGAAAATTTGAAAGATGAACTCGCGGAAGATATTCAGACATCACTACCTGCTAAGATATCAAGTGTGGACTTAACAAATGGATACTGCACTTGTGAAATATTGGCGAAATTTGAGTTTAATGGGGAAATATGTACGTTCCCACCATTAGTTGATGTGATGCTAGATTACAATAAATTTGGAAATTGGAAATTTAGAACACCTCGAAAAAAAGGGGACTTTGTATGGGTAGGATTTTCCAAGTATGCATATGACAACCTACTACAGTCTGGGAAACCAACTGTTATAAATTCAGATGAAAAATTTTCCTTTAACGGCTCTTACATCATAAGAGGGATAAAACTGGATAGTGAAGTTCTGAATAGTTCCTATTCCGAAGATATTCTTCTTGAAAATACTAATGGCACCATCATAGCAATAAAAGGTAATGGGGACATATATTTAAAGGCAGGCAGCGGAAAAACTACCTTTGACAACGATGTTCAGGTAAATGGAATTCTTACAGCTTCTGCAGACTGCATCGGCGGTGGGATAAGCCTTGTAGAGCATACACATAAATACACTCACGATACTCCGCTCGATAGAGTGACGGATAAGCCGCAATAG
- a CDS encoding phage baseplate protein → MASIDDIKEGVSNLLSNLNPNKKTKSKIENIELDIISSKDISRRKSVTNRRTAEGFNIADHAKSEPLIINISVLDNSINYLSNREALISLYDAGDPVAFYYSSRDEYSDVVIEDLRESENYQAENSFRYDITLRKIETSTFNSSTVVVDYKAAKVTSSTKKTTTATNVEATAEEKKKVYDGWGKTIGGGR, encoded by the coding sequence ATGGCTTCTATAGATGATATAAAAGAAGGCGTTTCAAATCTACTTTCAAACTTGAACCCTAACAAAAAAACTAAAAGTAAAATCGAGAATATTGAGCTTGATATTATTTCTTCTAAAGATATAAGTAGGAGAAAGTCTGTTACAAACAGGAGAACTGCAGAAGGCTTCAATATAGCGGATCATGCAAAATCCGAACCTCTGATAATCAACATAAGCGTCCTGGATAATTCTATCAATTATCTATCCAACAGGGAGGCCCTTATAAGCCTGTATGATGCAGGAGACCCTGTAGCATTCTATTATTCGAGTCGTGATGAATACTCAGATGTTGTAATAGAGGATTTGAGAGAATCTGAAAATTATCAGGCTGAAAATTCTTTCAGATATGATATCACTCTCAGAAAAATAGAAACATCTACTTTTAATTCTTCTACTGTAGTGGTGGACTATAAAGCTGCAAAGGTAACAAGCAGTACAAAAAAAACCACAACTGCAACCAATGTAGAGGCCACAGCGGAGGAGAAAAAAAAAGTATATGATGGCTGGGGTAAAACTATAGGAGGCGGGAGATGA